The following are from one region of the Stanieria sp. NIES-3757 genome:
- a CDS encoding response regulator receiver protein, with amino-acid sequence MIAAFLNQLKTQEFTGIVKVGTKTFNRRNQWKIYFYFGQITWADGGCHPQRSLRRQIKKYCPQIDLNAINVNTLDSVEYQEYFLLTILLERQIVELEQISELIISKVQEVIFEILQQANVEPLYFDVQSLSVSNLNKNSFPMSITSIEVETVIQPTTALWLEWLRQGLGDCFPNSAPIIKNPHQLSQAVPQVVYQNFIRLLNGTNTLRDIAIKMDKDLLKVASSLALYQKKDLIYFIEVSDLTLPKSKSDSSSSFFQAKKILSRNQPLIVCIDDSPQVCQIMEQIITQSNYRFLGIKKALEVIPTLIDANPSLIFLDIGMPILNGYEVCTQIKKVSKLQDVPVIMLTGSDGVLDRVKSKVVGSVNFINKPIDSEQILKTIYKFTKEKNLQVSLSIN; translated from the coding sequence ATGATTGCTGCTTTTTTAAATCAGCTTAAAACGCAAGAGTTTACAGGTATTGTTAAAGTAGGAACTAAAACTTTTAACCGTCGTAATCAATGGAAAATTTATTTTTATTTTGGTCAAATAACCTGGGCAGATGGTGGTTGTCATCCTCAGCGTTCTTTGCGTAGGCAAATTAAAAAATATTGTCCTCAAATCGATCTTAATGCCATCAATGTTAATACTTTAGATTCAGTAGAATATCAAGAATATTTTTTACTAACAATTTTACTGGAACGACAAATAGTTGAATTAGAACAAATTAGTGAATTAATTATTAGTAAAGTCCAAGAAGTTATTTTTGAGATTTTACAACAAGCAAATGTAGAGCCTTTGTATTTTGATGTTCAATCTTTATCAGTTTCCAATTTAAATAAAAATAGTTTTCCGATGTCGATTACTTCAATCGAAGTTGAAACTGTAATTCAACCTACGACAGCATTATGGTTAGAGTGGTTACGACAAGGATTAGGAGATTGTTTTCCTAATAGTGCGCCGATTATTAAAAATCCTCACCAATTATCCCAAGCAGTTCCTCAAGTTGTTTATCAAAATTTTATTCGTCTTCTTAATGGCACCAATACTCTTAGAGATATAGCCATAAAAATGGATAAAGATTTACTTAAAGTAGCTTCTTCTTTAGCACTTTATCAAAAGAAAGATTTAATATACTTTATTGAAGTTTCAGACCTAACTCTACCGAAATCAAAAAGCGATTCTTCTTCCAGCTTTTTTCAGGCTAAAAAAATTTTATCTAGGAATCAACCACTAATTGTTTGTATTGATGATAGTCCACAAGTTTGTCAGATTATGGAGCAGATTATTACTCAATCAAACTATCGTTTTCTAGGAATTAAAAAGGCTTTAGAAGTAATTCCTACCTTAATTGACGCTAATCCTAGTCTGATTTTTTTAGATATTGGGATGCCAATTTTAAATGGTTATGAAGTTTGTACTCAAATTAAAAAAGTTTCTAAGTTACAAGATGTGCCAGTAATTATGTTAACTGGAAGTGATGGAGTTTTAGATCGAGTGAAATCGAAAGTGGTAGGAAGTGTTAATTTTATTAATAAACCAATCGATTCCGAGCAAATTTTAAAAACTATTTATAAATTTACTAAAGAAAAAAATCTTCAAGTAAGCTTAAGTATTAATTGA
- a CDS encoding two-component response regulator: MNKVLVVDDSLTDRKVVSTYLEQAGLKVLDVSSAEEAMEQLNTYQPNLIVLDVVMGGKSGFEMCRSLKAEQSTKPIPIILCSSKSTEADKMWGDVVGADAYLTKPVNRDELINKVKQLITR, encoded by the coding sequence ATGAATAAAGTTTTGGTAGTCGATGACAGTTTGACTGACAGAAAAGTTGTTAGCACTTATCTCGAACAAGCTGGCTTAAAAGTATTAGATGTTAGTAGCGCAGAAGAAGCTATGGAACAACTAAATACTTATCAACCTAATTTGATTGTTCTTGATGTCGTCATGGGAGGAAAAAGTGGTTTTGAAATGTGTCGTAGTTTAAAAGCCGAGCAAAGTACCAAACCAATTCCAATTATTCTTTGTTCTTCTAAGTCCACTGAAGCGGACAAAATGTGGGGAGATGTTGTCGGTGCAGATGCTTATTTAACTAAACCCGTTAATCGCGATGAACTTATTAACAAAGTCAAGCAACTGATTACCCGTTAG
- a CDS encoding CheW protein yields MLSLSQSNSLSLNLGIKTNNSSNRQQLRKFLQFQLGKEIKFATAESKVDRALLEAELVTEIITISPSEILPVPQMLHCIWGIYSWRSEMLWIVDLENLLGYPSSSFSEAAAMEAESLMVMIVQFEGQALGLVVSAVDNIVQLDLEEFKSPSPELFSNDVLPFLSSYFTSSQNEIIMLLDTAEIFHFFNL; encoded by the coding sequence ATGTTAAGTCTGTCTCAATCTAATTCTTTATCTTTGAATTTAGGTATCAAGACAAATAATTCATCTAATCGCCAACAACTCCGCAAATTTTTACAATTTCAACTTGGCAAAGAAATTAAGTTTGCTACTGCTGAATCAAAAGTAGATCGAGCTTTACTAGAAGCAGAGTTAGTTACTGAAATTATTACTATTTCTCCCTCCGAAATTTTACCTGTTCCCCAAATGCTTCATTGTATTTGGGGGATTTATAGTTGGCGCAGTGAAATGCTGTGGATTGTAGATTTGGAAAATCTTTTGGGTTATCCTTCTTCTTCTTTTTCCGAAGCAGCAGCCATGGAGGCAGAAAGTTTGATGGTGATGATAGTGCAGTTTGAAGGACAAGCATTAGGTTTAGTTGTCTCTGCCGTCGATAATATTGTGCAGTTAGATTTAGAAGAATTTAAATCCCCTTCTCCAGAGTTGTTTTCTAATGATGTGCTGCCATTTTTAAGCAGTTATTTTACGAGCAGCCAAAATGAAATTATTATGCTCCTCGATACGGCGGAAATATTTCATTTTTTCAATTTATGA
- a CDS encoding methyl-accepting chemotaxis sensory transducer with GAF sensor yields the protein MNTANTNANSNPANFTSQQDALEKIKNNVLKQTRERLRQVIQTIRQASDERENLLINTVTAIREELAASRVLIYQFEDDKNGKVIMESGVTDWTPMQNETLPCLCFGVSSAIDYQEKEIVAISQVKQTRLTAYQQQLLEKFQVQASLALPICLTHQKVWGLLIIHQCNQARKWQEEEINLLCQWTNELTIALQPLELRWELQQQLEREKATAKVIEKIQQSQDLSDIFRTATQEVKKLLKCDRVIVYQFNSDWTGLVVAESVGSGWVSLLVEQNNDQVLSGDRIQLDRCLLRDWSKETKGDIVEPDSFLKQTQGGRYTRGQKFTAVDNIYTKDFPDCYIQSLEKYQAKAYLIVPIFQKNKLWGLLGAYQNDATQVWQESEINLMLQIATPLAVAIQRAEFISDLEAKTQQDQAVNQIVDRIRHSLKLTDIFRNATQEVKKILKSDRVIVYRFNPDWSGEVVAESLNSQWVSVMEIQETDETLYSTEMSADDRCTLKYLESGSALDSDTYFMETQGGKYTKGKKFQVVNDVYQAGFSACYLQSLEKYQAKAYIIVPLFQEGQLWGLLATYQNDAPRTWKKSEVDLMLKIAPQLSIALQQTQKSEQLAKTVVRQKTIARMVDRMQQAPTVEEVVDIATKETRKLLGVELTTIYRFNSDWSGKIIAEVTANADVKSLKAAIANDAYLQKNQGGRYRRNEYRVVNNIYQTGLEECRIEILEQLGIKAYIAMPIFVDQQLWGIINVYQSLTRMWDEEEIDTLKQISTQTGLAIQQTEYVNELQTQTQQEKTISTIVDRIRGSLKLKEIFRNATQEVRKLLKCDRVVVYRFNLDWSGEVLAESVGSQWVSVMEIQETDETLYSIEMSADDRCTLKYLEAGSALDSDTYFIDTQGGDYAKGKKFQVVNDVSTAGFSSCYLQSLEKYQAKAYIIVPIFQDNKLWGLFAVYQNSGARNWKASEVTLMLKIAPQLSIAIQQAEKSEKLEKTAKRERGLTKLLEKIQEVQTQAKIFQITTQEARQLLNLDRVTIYRFNTDGSGEFVGESLLGNWLSCLDNPSSLKNIYTYLQENEGIMYQNNQSLAVNDIAKAGYDAYYLDLLQQLDAKAYMIAPIFVEQKLWGLLGAYQNTTTRQWEEDEINALKQVGLQIGVALQKIDYLEQVKIQSDNLAKTLAREKAAKERLQQQAIEMLRTVRPAFGGDLTVRAIVTEDEIGTIAGAYNTTLDSLKDIVIQVQKAVEQVVYTTSDSSVAVEGLSKQSQQQLQELQQALERIQAMIEASTITTQNAQKVEVAIEQANQTVQSGDRAMNNTVESILGIRQTVADAGKRVKRLSESSQKISKVVSLISSFATQTNLLALNAALEATRAGEYGKGFAVVADEVRNLSLQSSEATTEIEKLVREIQEETQEVAAAMDAGVQQVAEGTSLVNETRNSLNAIVVATAEIRELVQGITSAANVQTQQAESVTKVMGQVAEIASGTSNDSRKISSSFHELQQLAQNLQARVAQFKVN from the coding sequence ATGAATACAGCCAATACTAACGCTAATAGTAATCCAGCAAATTTCACTTCTCAACAAGATGCTCTTGAGAAAATTAAGAATAATGTTTTAAAACAAACTAGAGAACGTCTTCGCCAAGTTATTCAAACTATTCGCCAAGCTTCAGATGAGCGCGAAAATCTTTTAATTAATACGGTAACTGCGATTCGTGAAGAGTTAGCAGCTAGTCGAGTACTGATTTATCAATTTGAGGATGACAAAAACGGTAAAGTCATTATGGAGTCAGGAGTGACTGATTGGACTCCGATGCAGAATGAAACTTTACCCTGTCTTTGTTTTGGGGTTTCTAGTGCAATAGATTATCAAGAAAAAGAAATTGTTGCTATTTCCCAAGTCAAACAGACTAGACTGACTGCCTATCAGCAACAGTTATTAGAAAAGTTTCAAGTTCAAGCGTCTCTGGCTTTGCCTATTTGTCTTACTCATCAAAAAGTTTGGGGATTGTTAATAATTCATCAATGTAATCAAGCTCGGAAATGGCAAGAAGAAGAAATTAACTTGCTTTGCCAATGGACAAATGAATTAACGATCGCACTACAACCACTAGAATTACGTTGGGAATTACAACAACAATTAGAGCGGGAAAAAGCTACGGCTAAAGTCATTGAAAAGATCCAACAGTCTCAAGATTTATCAGATATTTTTCGCACCGCTACCCAAGAAGTAAAAAAACTACTTAAATGCGATCGCGTTATCGTTTATCAATTTAATTCCGATTGGACTGGTTTAGTAGTTGCCGAATCAGTAGGTAGTGGTTGGGTTTCTCTGTTAGTCGAGCAAAATAACGATCAAGTGCTTAGTGGCGATCGCATTCAATTAGATCGTTGTCTGCTCAGAGATTGGTCGAAGGAAACCAAAGGAGATATTGTTGAACCAGATAGTTTTCTCAAGCAAACCCAGGGAGGAAGATATACTCGCGGACAAAAATTCACCGCAGTAGATAACATATATACCAAAGACTTTCCTGATTGTTACATTCAATCTCTTGAAAAATATCAAGCCAAAGCTTATTTAATCGTACCGATTTTTCAAAAAAACAAACTTTGGGGTTTACTCGGAGCTTATCAAAACGACGCTACGCAAGTCTGGCAAGAGTCAGAAATTAATTTGATGTTGCAAATAGCTACTCCTTTAGCTGTGGCAATCCAAAGAGCAGAATTTATCAGCGATCTTGAAGCGAAAACTCAACAAGATCAAGCCGTTAATCAAATTGTGGATCGCATCCGTCACTCTCTTAAACTCACGGATATTTTCCGCAATGCCACTCAAGAAGTAAAGAAAATCCTCAAGAGCGATCGCGTTATCGTGTATCGTTTTAATCCTGACTGGAGTGGGGAAGTAGTAGCTGAATCATTGAATTCTCAATGGGTTTCTGTAATGGAGATTCAAGAAACTGATGAAACTCTCTACAGTACCGAAATGAGTGCCGATGATCGCTGTACCCTGAAATATTTAGAATCGGGTTCGGCTCTCGATAGCGATACTTATTTTATGGAAACCCAAGGAGGTAAGTATACTAAAGGCAAGAAATTCCAAGTAGTTAATGATGTTTATCAAGCGGGATTTTCTGCTTGTTATTTACAATCCTTAGAAAAATATCAGGCAAAAGCTTATATTATTGTGCCTTTGTTTCAAGAAGGACAACTTTGGGGTTTACTCGCTACTTATCAAAATGATGCTCCTCGGACTTGGAAAAAATCTGAAGTAGATTTAATGCTCAAAATTGCACCACAATTGAGCATCGCCTTGCAACAAACACAAAAATCAGAACAATTAGCCAAAACTGTTGTCAGACAAAAAACGATCGCCAGAATGGTAGATCGGATGCAACAAGCACCGACAGTAGAAGAAGTGGTTGATATTGCGACCAAAGAAACTCGTAAACTTTTAGGAGTTGAATTAACCACCATCTATCGTTTTAACTCCGACTGGAGTGGGAAAATTATTGCTGAAGTAACCGCAAATGCCGATGTCAAATCGCTCAAAGCTGCGATCGCTAATGATGCTTATCTGCAAAAAAATCAGGGTGGTAGATATCGACGTAATGAGTATCGTGTCGTCAATAATATCTATCAAACTGGTTTAGAAGAATGTCGAATCGAGATCTTAGAACAGTTAGGAATTAAAGCCTATATTGCCATGCCGATTTTTGTCGATCAGCAACTATGGGGAATTATTAACGTTTATCAATCTCTGACTCGGATGTGGGACGAAGAAGAAATTGATACCCTCAAACAAATCAGCACTCAAACAGGACTAGCAATTCAACAAACCGAATACGTTAATGAATTGCAAACCCAAACCCAACAAGAAAAAACCATCTCAACCATAGTAGACCGTATTCGCGGTTCTCTCAAACTCAAAGAAATTTTCCGTAACGCGACTCAAGAAGTCCGCAAATTACTCAAATGCGATCGCGTTGTGGTATATCGTTTTAATCTTGATTGGAGTGGCGAAGTTTTAGCTGAATCGGTTGGCTCCCAATGGGTTTCAGTCATGGAAATCCAAGAAACTGACGAGACTCTCTACAGTATCGAAATGAGTGCCGATGACCGTTGTACCTTAAAGTATTTAGAAGCAGGTTCGGCTCTTGATAGTGATACCTATTTTATCGATACCCAAGGCGGAGATTATGCCAAAGGCAAAAAATTCCAAGTAGTTAATGATGTTTCTACTGCGGGATTTTCTTCTTGCTATCTGCAATCGTTAGAAAAATATCAAGCTAAAGCTTATATCATTGTTCCCATCTTCCAAGACAATAAACTTTGGGGTTTATTTGCTGTCTATCAAAATTCTGGTGCGCGTAACTGGAAAGCTTCAGAAGTCACTTTAATGCTCAAAATTGCCCCCCAATTAAGTATCGCAATTCAACAAGCAGAAAAATCGGAAAAATTAGAAAAAACTGCTAAAAGAGAGCGAGGACTTACTAAACTGCTCGAAAAAATTCAAGAAGTTCAAACTCAAGCTAAAATTTTCCAAATTACTACTCAGGAAGCTCGCCAGCTACTCAATTTAGACCGCGTTACTATTTATCGTTTTAATACTGATGGCAGTGGGGAATTTGTCGGCGAGTCTTTACTCGGTAATTGGTTGAGTTGTCTTGATAATCCTTCATCTCTAAAAAATATCTATACTTATTTACAAGAAAATGAAGGAATCATGTATCAAAATAATCAATCTCTGGCAGTCAATGATATTGCTAAAGCTGGTTATGATGCTTACTATCTAGATTTACTTCAGCAGTTAGATGCTAAAGCATACATGATTGCACCCATTTTTGTCGAACAAAAACTTTGGGGTTTATTAGGAGCTTATCAAAATACGACTACTCGTCAATGGGAAGAAGATGAAATAAATGCTCTCAAACAAGTAGGTTTACAAATAGGTGTTGCTCTACAAAAAATTGATTATTTAGAACAAGTCAAAATTCAATCGGACAATCTTGCCAAAACTTTAGCACGGGAAAAAGCAGCTAAAGAGCGATTACAACAACAAGCCATCGAAATGCTCCGAACTGTTCGACCAGCTTTCGGTGGTGACTTAACTGTTAGAGCAATAGTTACTGAAGATGAAATCGGTACAATTGCTGGAGCTTACAACACTACTCTTGATTCTCTCAAAGATATCGTCATCCAAGTTCAAAAAGCTGTAGAACAAGTAGTTTATACAACTAGTGATAGTAGCGTTGCTGTTGAAGGTTTATCTAAACAATCCCAACAACAATTACAAGAGTTACAACAAGCCTTGGAACGAATTCAAGCCATGATCGAAGCTTCTACTATTACCACTCAAAATGCACAAAAAGTAGAAGTTGCCATTGAGCAAGCCAATCAAACCGTTCAATCAGGCGATCGCGCTATGAATAACACGGTTGAAAGTATTCTGGGTATTCGCCAAACAGTAGCCGACGCTGGTAAACGAGTTAAACGTCTCAGTGAGTCTTCACAAAAGATCTCGAAAGTCGTTAGTTTAATTAGTTCTTTTGCGACTCAAACTAATCTTTTAGCTCTTAATGCTGCTTTAGAAGCGACTCGTGCTGGAGAATATGGCAAGGGATTTGCAGTAGTAGCCGATGAAGTCCGCAATCTTTCCTTGCAATCATCGGAAGCGACTACCGAAATTGAAAAGCTGGTGAGAGAAATTCAGGAAGAAACTCAAGAAGTTGCTGCTGCTATGGATGCAGGAGTTCAACAGGTTGCTGAAGGAACGAGTCTCGTCAATGAAACTCGCAATAGTTTAAATGCTATTGTGGTAGCCACCGCCGAAATTCGTGAATTAGTTCAGGGAATTACCTCAGCAGCCAATGTTCAAACTCAACAAGCAGAATCTGTTACTAAAGTAATGGGACAAGTAGCAGAAATTGCTAGCGGTACTTCTAATGATTCTCGAAAAATTTCTAGTTCTTTCCATGAACTACAGCAACTAGCTCAAAATCTTCAAGCCAGAGTTGCTCAATTCAAAGTTAACTAA
- a CDS encoding CheA signal transduction histidine kinase, with amino-acid sequence MITDPNIRDQAYLYFLEEAPALLETIEEEIFALNSDSLDAKTRPLRVNTLMRATHTLKGGAANVGLETIKNVAHSMEDVFKALYNPDLIIDAEIKKLLYESYECLCIPLTAEFSKTSIDRTEILDRTATVFAQLQEKFGDYLIDQDAFPTSAELGLDVVESFFQAVIPERIQELSIALATANPQHIAEALQSQAEIFLGLAESLELPGFGEIAKTILAAIQQYPERAEEIAQSAIANLRQAQQQVLNGDRARGGEPSEALLQLLDPSVSEELETIGPNDSNQVLTNSELEELWLTPSQEIDNCEQDEPFIDVDVAEADDSWGESIDYSETDPELLTTQVTTPSSELITEPSSLEEDNSSELLSEIWGEEIVSEPQSINDNLSQTDEINQQETQPQIGEEIIAPQSQQPELEQSLVEEIVNNQEEKFIAQVTVESHLNQSETIEVDSKSNLSLANQPTTIAKIGNTNKQSFSSKTLNNQTVRVNLESLEKLNDLIGELLINQNQNVSKDEEIYHAIQNLIEQINHNEQIINQLIALADEISLSEQQQKILQELPEKLTQITNQSNLLIKSSQKVERDKQLNQLLQQATDSNSQLARIADHLKNFNKQSRTNVQKQQRMLLNMRDELIETRMSPLGRIFNRFPRLIEQLSTSYDKQVDLKISGSHVLVDKAVEEKLYDPLLHIIRNAFDHGIESPATRSQNGKSPKGTIELRGYYQGNQTIIEVKDDGQGLNLEKIKQRGIERKLITPQQANSSVPSQLLELLFEPGFSTADRVSDLSGRGVGLDVVRSQIEAINGAIAIESTPNLGTIFALQIPLTLTIAKLMLTQANGMTYALLIDSIERIVIPTSNQVKIFEGQKVLHWEHDHNNEIIPVRKLASLMEYCRTTPSVADSSPENEHKPILLLHRQGGLLGLEVDRVLGEQELVIRPLGSAIAPPRYVYGCSILKDSNLTLVIDGAALHREFEYRSLSLNQRSFLGTHTQPALPPESEPFQPLLESTLGDSLSNSANTVSQTLLVVDDSSSLRQTIAMSLQKISNQVIQAENGLKALEKLHQSGEIGLVVCDLEMPFMNGFQFLKAIRQNNNFSNTPVIILTSRDSEKHRKLALELGAAAYLIKPYREEELLNTIVEILKARNLKTKALI; translated from the coding sequence ATGATTACTGACCCTAATATTCGCGATCAAGCTTATCTGTATTTCCTTGAAGAAGCTCCTGCATTACTTGAAACTATCGAAGAGGAAATCTTTGCTCTTAATAGTGACTCCCTGGATGCCAAAACCAGACCTCTAAGAGTAAATACCTTAATGCGAGCAACTCATACTCTCAAGGGAGGTGCAGCAAATGTAGGGTTAGAAACCATCAAAAACGTAGCTCATTCGATGGAGGATGTCTTTAAAGCTCTTTATAATCCCGATTTAATCATTGATGCTGAAATTAAAAAATTATTATACGAAAGCTATGAGTGTCTTTGCATTCCTTTGACCGCAGAATTTAGTAAAACTTCAATTGATCGTACTGAAATTTTAGACCGTACGGCTACAGTTTTCGCCCAATTACAAGAAAAATTTGGTGATTATTTAATCGATCAAGATGCTTTTCCGACTTCAGCAGAATTAGGTTTAGATGTAGTTGAATCTTTCTTTCAAGCAGTCATTCCCGAACGAATTCAAGAATTATCAATCGCTTTGGCAACTGCCAATCCCCAACACATTGCTGAAGCCTTGCAGTCACAGGCAGAAATTTTTCTAGGTTTAGCTGAATCTCTAGAATTACCAGGTTTTGGTGAAATAGCTAAAACAATTTTGGCTGCTATACAACAGTATCCTGAGCGAGCTGAAGAAATTGCCCAAAGCGCGATCGCTAATCTTCGACAAGCTCAACAACAAGTTTTAAATGGCGATCGCGCTAGAGGTGGAGAACCTTCCGAAGCTCTTTTACAACTACTCGATCCTTCTGTCTCAGAAGAACTAGAAACAATTGGCCCAAACGATTCTAATCAAGTACTGACAAATTCTGAACTAGAAGAACTTTGGCTGACACCATCACAAGAGATAGACAACTGTGAGCAAGATGAGCCATTTATTGATGTAGATGTTGCAGAAGCAGATGATAGTTGGGGAGAGTCTATAGATTATTCTGAAACCGATCCAGAATTGTTAACTACTCAAGTTACTACTCCTTCATCAGAATTAATAACTGAGCCATCGTCTTTGGAGGAAGATAATTCTAGTGAATTATTGAGTGAAATTTGGGGTGAAGAAATAGTTTCAGAACCTCAATCTATCAATGATAATCTGAGCCAAACTGATGAGATTAATCAGCAGGAAACACAACCACAAATTGGTGAAGAAATTATTGCTCCTCAATCTCAACAACCAGAATTGGAACAATCTCTAGTTGAAGAAATTGTTAATAACCAAGAGGAAAAATTTATTGCTCAAGTTACGGTAGAATCCCATCTCAATCAATCAGAAACAATTGAAGTAGATTCTAAATCAAATTTATCTTTAGCAAATCAACCTACTACGATAGCTAAAATTGGCAATACAAATAAACAATCTTTTAGTAGTAAAACTTTAAATAATCAAACTGTTAGGGTCAATTTAGAATCATTAGAAAAATTAAACGATCTGATTGGAGAGCTCTTAATCAATCAAAATCAAAATGTTTCCAAAGACGAAGAAATTTATCATGCCATTCAAAATTTAATTGAACAAATTAATCATAACGAACAAATAATTAATCAATTAATCGCTCTTGCTGATGAAATTTCTCTATCAGAACAACAACAAAAAATCTTACAAGAATTACCAGAAAAATTAACTCAAATTACTAATCAATCCAATCTTTTGATTAAATCTTCTCAAAAAGTTGAGCGCGACAAACAATTAAATCAATTACTCCAACAGGCAACAGATAGTAATTCTCAGTTAGCTCGCATCGCCGATCACCTCAAAAACTTTAACAAACAATCGAGAACTAATGTTCAAAAACAACAACGAATGTTGTTAAACATGAGGGATGAATTAATCGAAACCAGAATGTCTCCTTTGGGTAGAATTTTCAATCGTTTTCCTCGTTTAATTGAACAGTTATCAACTTCTTACGATAAACAAGTAGACTTAAAAATTAGCGGGAGTCACGTCCTAGTTGATAAAGCAGTCGAAGAAAAACTCTACGATCCTTTGTTACATATCATTCGTAACGCCTTCGATCATGGCATTGAATCTCCCGCAACACGTTCTCAGAATGGTAAATCACCCAAAGGTACTATCGAACTTAGAGGATATTATCAAGGTAATCAAACTATTATTGAAGTTAAAGATGATGGACAAGGATTAAACCTTGAAAAAATCAAACAACGTGGGATTGAAAGAAAGTTAATTACTCCACAACAAGCAAATAGTTCTGTTCCTAGTCAACTTTTAGAACTACTATTTGAGCCAGGATTTTCAACTGCGGATCGAGTCAGCGATCTTTCTGGTAGAGGTGTCGGATTAGATGTAGTTCGTTCTCAAATAGAAGCGATTAACGGTGCGATCGCGATTGAATCTACTCCCAATCTCGGTACAATTTTTGCTTTACAAATACCATTAACTTTAACCATCGCCAAGCTAATGTTAACCCAAGCCAATGGGATGACTTATGCCCTTTTAATAGATTCAATTGAAAGAATTGTTATCCCCACTTCTAATCAAGTCAAAATCTTTGAAGGACAGAAAGTTTTACACTGGGAACACGATCATAACAATGAAATTATTCCCGTACGTAAGTTAGCCAGTTTGATGGAATACTGCCGAACTACTCCATCAGTAGCTGATTCATCCCCAGAGAATGAACACAAACCCATCTTACTACTTCATCGTCAAGGAGGCTTGCTTGGTTTAGAAGTAGATCGAGTTTTAGGAGAGCAAGAATTAGTCATTCGTCCTTTGGGTAGTGCGATCGCGCCTCCTCGTTATGTCTATGGTTGTAGCATTTTAAAAGACAGTAATTTAACTTTAGTTATTGATGGTGCAGCTTTACACAGAGAATTTGAATATCGTAGTTTGTCCCTCAATCAACGCTCTTTTTTAGGGACTCACACTCAACCAGCTTTACCTCCTGAATCTGAACCATTCCAACCACTTTTAGAAAGTACACTAGGAGATTCCTTAAGCAATAGCGCGAATACTGTCTCTCAAACTTTACTAGTGGTAGATGATTCTTCTAGTTTGAGGCAAACTATTGCTATGTCTCTGCAAAAAATTAGTAATCAAGTCATTCAAGCCGAAAATGGACTGAAAGCTTTAGAA